In Streptomyces sp. DG2A-72, one genomic interval encodes:
- a CDS encoding ABC transporter ATP-binding protein, with protein MTALLEVEDLRVSYGKIEAVKGISFSVQAGEVVTLIGTNGAGKTTTLRTLSGLLKPSSGKILFDGKPLTGVAAHKIVSLGLAHSPEGRRIFPRLTIFENLQLGAFLRNDKEGIEKDIQRAYDLFPILGERRNQAAGTLSGGEQQMLAMGRALMSQPKLLMLDEPSMGLSPIMMQKIMATIAELKSQGTTILLVEQNAQAALSLADHGHVMEVGNIVLSGSGQDLLHDESVRKAYLGED; from the coding sequence GTGACCGCACTCCTCGAAGTCGAGGACCTCCGGGTCTCCTACGGCAAAATCGAAGCCGTCAAAGGCATCTCCTTCAGCGTCCAAGCCGGCGAAGTCGTCACCCTCATCGGCACCAACGGCGCCGGCAAGACGACAACCCTGCGCACCCTCTCGGGCCTCCTGAAGCCGAGCAGCGGAAAGATCCTGTTCGACGGCAAACCCCTCACCGGCGTCGCCGCCCACAAGATCGTCTCCCTCGGCCTCGCCCACTCCCCCGAAGGCCGACGCATCTTCCCCCGCCTCACCATCTTCGAAAACCTCCAACTCGGCGCGTTCCTCAGGAACGACAAGGAGGGCATCGAAAAGGACATCCAGCGGGCCTACGACCTGTTCCCCATCCTCGGCGAACGCCGAAACCAGGCAGCAGGCACATTGTCCGGCGGCGAACAGCAAATGCTCGCCATGGGCCGCGCCCTCATGTCCCAGCCCAAACTGCTCATGCTCGACGAACCCTCCATGGGCCTCTCACCGATCATGATGCAGAAGATCATGGCGACGATCGCCGAACTCAAGTCCCAGGGCACGACGATTCTGCTCGTCGAGCAGAACGCCCAGGCCGCGCTGTCCCTGGCCGACCACGGGCACGTCATGGAAGTCGGCAACATCGTGCTGTCGGGCAGCGGGCAGGACCTGCTGCACGACGAGTCGGTACGGAAGGCATACCTCGGCGAGGACTGA
- a CDS encoding ANTAR domain-containing response regulator, with amino-acid sequence MTAPESPQPVDAPDDDKSHVPPVTTRVVIAEDEALIRLDLKEMLEEEGYSVVGEAGDGEEAVELAREHKPDLVILDVKMPKLDGISAAEKIAEERIAPVLMLTAFSQRDLVERARDAGAMAYLVKPFSKSDVVPAIEMAVSRFTELKELEKEVADLSLRLETRKLVDRAKSILQTEYGLTEPAAFRWIQKTSMDRRMSMQQVAEAVIQDAEEKKGNSNNKG; translated from the coding sequence GTGACCGCCCCCGAGTCGCCCCAGCCCGTAGACGCGCCCGACGACGACAAGTCGCACGTGCCTCCGGTGACGACCCGTGTCGTCATTGCCGAGGACGAGGCACTGATCCGGCTCGATCTGAAAGAGATGCTGGAGGAGGAGGGCTACTCCGTCGTCGGTGAGGCCGGTGACGGGGAAGAGGCCGTGGAGCTGGCCCGGGAGCACAAGCCCGACCTCGTGATCCTCGATGTGAAGATGCCGAAGTTGGATGGCATCTCCGCTGCCGAGAAGATCGCCGAGGAGCGCATCGCCCCCGTCCTCATGCTGACCGCCTTCTCGCAGCGCGACCTCGTCGAGCGTGCCCGCGATGCGGGTGCGATGGCTTATCTCGTGAAGCCGTTCAGTAAGAGTGACGTCGTTCCGGCGATCGAGATGGCCGTCTCCCGGTTCACGGAACTCAAGGAGCTGGAGAAGGAGGTCGCGGATCTCTCTCTGCGGCTTGAGACTCGGAAGCTCGTCGACCGGGCGAAGTCGATCCTCCAGACCGAGTACGGGTTGACCGAGCCGGCCGCCTTCCGGTGGATTCAGAAGACGTCGATGGACCGTCGGATGTCGATGCAGCAGGTTGCCGAGGCGGTCATTCAGGACGCCGAGGAGAAGAAGGGCAACAGCAACAACAAGGGCTGA
- the pyk gene encoding pyruvate kinase: MRRAKIVCTLGPATDSYDQIKALVEAGMDVARFNLSHGSYADHEERYQHVRKASDETGRSVGILADLQGPKIRLGRFTEGPVLLERGDTFTITVEESAEGNREQCGTTYAGLAADVTAGERILVDDGKVCLEVTQVDGPRVHTAVVEGGMISDNKGLNLPGVAVSVPALSDKDEADLRWALRMGCDVIALSFVRSGRDIDDVHRIMDEEGRRLPVIAKVEKPQAVDAIDDIVAAFDGIMVARGDLGVEMPLEQVPIVQKRAIKLAKRNAKPVIVATQMLDSMIDNSRPTRAEASDVANAVIDGTDAVMLSGETSVGKYPIGVVKTMAKIVEAAEEDILAKGLPPLTERNKPRTQGGAVARAAAEMGDFLGAKFLVAFTQSGDTARRLSRYRSPIPLLAFTPEPATRSQLNLTWGVETFLGPHVDSTDAMVDQVDELLLKYGRCQQGDIVVITAGSPPGVSGSTNLVRVHHIGEDDK, from the coding sequence ATGCGCCGAGCAAAGATCGTCTGCACCCTGGGCCCCGCCACCGACTCATACGACCAGATCAAGGCACTGGTCGAAGCCGGAATGGACGTCGCCCGATTCAACCTCAGCCACGGCAGCTACGCCGACCACGAGGAGCGCTACCAGCACGTCCGCAAGGCCTCCGACGAGACCGGCCGCAGCGTCGGCATCCTCGCCGACCTTCAAGGCCCGAAGATCCGACTCGGCCGCTTCACCGAAGGCCCCGTACTCCTTGAACGCGGCGACACCTTCACCATCACCGTCGAAGAGAGCGCAGAGGGTAACCGCGAGCAGTGCGGAACCACGTACGCCGGCCTGGCCGCCGACGTCACCGCCGGCGAACGCATCCTCGTCGACGACGGCAAGGTCTGCCTGGAGGTCACCCAGGTCGACGGCCCCCGCGTCCACACCGCGGTCGTCGAAGGCGGCATGATCTCCGACAACAAGGGCCTCAACCTGCCCGGCGTCGCGGTGTCGGTCCCCGCCCTCTCCGACAAGGACGAGGCAGACCTCCGCTGGGCCCTGCGCATGGGCTGCGACGTCATCGCCCTCTCCTTCGTCCGCAGCGGACGCGACATCGACGACGTGCACAGGATCATGGACGAGGAAGGCCGTCGCCTCCCGGTGATCGCCAAGGTCGAGAAGCCCCAAGCGGTCGACGCGATCGACGACATCGTCGCCGCGTTCGACGGCATCATGGTCGCCCGCGGAGACCTCGGCGTCGAAATGCCGCTGGAACAGGTCCCCATCGTCCAGAAGCGCGCGATCAAACTCGCCAAGCGCAACGCCAAGCCGGTCATCGTCGCGACCCAGATGCTCGACTCGATGATCGACAACTCCCGCCCCACGAGGGCAGAGGCGAGCGACGTCGCCAACGCGGTCATCGACGGCACGGACGCGGTGATGCTGTCCGGCGAGACCAGCGTCGGCAAGTACCCCATCGGAGTCGTCAAGACGATGGCGAAGATCGTCGAGGCGGCGGAGGAGGACATCCTCGCGAAGGGCCTCCCGCCACTGACCGAACGCAACAAGCCCCGTACGCAGGGCGGGGCAGTCGCGAGGGCGGCGGCGGAGATGGGCGACTTCTTGGGCGCGAAGTTCCTGGTCGCCTTCACCCAGTCGGGAGACACGGCCCGCCGCCTGTCCCGCTACCGCTCCCCGATTCCGCTCCTCGCCTTCACGCCGGAGCCGGCCACGCGGTCGCAGTTGAATTTGACGTGGGGTGTGGAGACGTTCCTCGGTCCGCACGTCGACTCCACTGACGCGATGGTCGACCAGGTGGACGAACTGCTCTTGAAGTACGGCCGCTGTCAGCAGGGCGACATCGTGGTCATCACGGCGGGTTCGCCACCCGGCGTCTCGGGGTCGACGAACCTCGTCCGGGTGCATCACATCGGGGAGGACGACAAGTAG
- a CDS encoding SIMPL domain-containing protein, translating to MTTPPTNDPHPAVPYGTPEAPRIAVRGEARLEVDPEIARIVVTVTTRGKDRRTALDDLTRRNTTTLDLIKTYGDAVERLETGAFSISPELKEKGRGERIHAYHGRVHITAELTDFTALGELTTRLADQELTRVDGPAWALRPDSPAHRQARQQAVKEAVQRAREYAEALGTSLAALVELADIGAENHEPYAVAGNARMRSAAFAAEDAAAPLDLEPQRQRVYAQVNARFTMAPPRL from the coding sequence ATGACCACACCACCCACAAACGACCCCCACCCCGCCGTCCCCTACGGCACCCCCGAAGCCCCCCGCATCGCCGTCCGCGGCGAAGCCCGCCTCGAAGTCGACCCCGAAATCGCCCGCATCGTCGTCACCGTCACCACCCGCGGCAAAGACCGCCGCACCGCCCTCGACGACCTCACCCGCCGCAACACCACCACCCTCGACCTCATCAAAACCTACGGCGACGCAGTCGAACGCCTCGAAACCGGCGCCTTCTCCATCAGCCCCGAACTCAAGGAAAAAGGCCGCGGCGAACGCATCCACGCCTACCACGGCCGCGTCCACATCACCGCCGAACTCACCGACTTCACCGCCCTCGGCGAACTCACCACGCGCCTCGCCGACCAAGAACTCACCCGCGTCGACGGCCCCGCATGGGCCCTCCGCCCCGACTCACCCGCCCACCGCCAAGCCCGCCAGCAGGCCGTCAAGGAAGCCGTCCAGCGGGCGAGGGAGTACGCCGAAGCCCTCGGCACGTCACTGGCCGCGCTGGTAGAACTCGCCGACATCGGCGCCGAGAACCACGAACCGTATGCAGTCGCCGGCAACGCCCGCATGCGCTCCGCAGCCTTCGCCGCAGAAGACGCCGCCGCCCCCCTCGACCTCGAACCCCAACGCCAACGCGTCTACGCCCAGGTCAACGCCCGCTTTACGATGGCACCGCCCCGCCTGTGA
- a CDS encoding bifunctional UDP-sugar hydrolase/5'-nucleotidase, whose translation MPLNRRKFLQKSAVTGAGVAIAGAAAAPAAEAAEASEAKKGARPVKRYAFTVMGTTDLHGHIFNWDYFKNAEYTDAKGNAQGLARISTLVNQVREEKGRRNTLLLDAGDTIQGTPLTYYFAKVDPITAEGGPVHPMAAAMNAIGYDAVALGNHEFNYGIETLRKFEEQCDFPLLGANALDAKTLRPAFPPYFIKKFRVPGAPPVKVAVLGLTNPGIAIWDKAYVEGKLTFPGLEEQAAKWVPRLRSMGADVVVVSAHSGSSGTSSYGDQLPYIENSSALVAQQVPGIDAILVGHAHTEIAELLVTNEKTGGTVVLSEPLCFAERLSLFDFELVFEKGRWRVESVKATVRDAKTVADDPRITKLLKDDHDIVVEYVNQVVGTATATLTTVEARYKDAPIIDLITKVQEDVVRAALAGSEYASLPVIAQASPFSRTSEIPAGDVTIRDLSSLYVYDNTLVAKLMTGAQLKAYLEYSAEYFVQTAPDAAVDVEKLTNAGGRPDYNYDYVSGLSYEIDIAQAAGSRIKNLTYDGAALDEAQKFVFAVNNYRANGGGAFPHVASAQELWAESTEIRTRIAEWVTAKGVLDPKDFASVAWNLTRGGTPVF comes from the coding sequence ATGCCGTTGAACCGTCGGAAGTTCCTGCAGAAGTCCGCCGTGACCGGGGCGGGGGTGGCGATCGCCGGTGCGGCGGCGGCTCCGGCGGCCGAGGCTGCGGAGGCTTCGGAGGCGAAGAAGGGGGCGAGGCCGGTGAAGCGGTACGCGTTCACGGTGATGGGCACGACGGATCTGCACGGGCACATCTTCAACTGGGACTATTTCAAGAACGCGGAGTACACGGACGCCAAGGGCAATGCGCAGGGTCTGGCGCGGATTTCGACGTTGGTGAATCAGGTCCGGGAGGAGAAGGGCCGCCGCAACACGCTGTTGTTGGATGCGGGTGACACGATCCAGGGCACTCCGCTGACGTATTACTTCGCGAAGGTGGACCCGATCACCGCCGAGGGCGGGCCGGTCCATCCGATGGCGGCGGCGATGAACGCGATCGGGTATGACGCGGTGGCGCTGGGCAATCACGAGTTCAATTACGGCATCGAGACGCTGCGGAAGTTCGAGGAGCAGTGCGATTTCCCGCTGCTGGGTGCGAACGCGCTGGACGCGAAGACGCTCAGGCCCGCTTTCCCGCCGTATTTCATCAAGAAGTTCCGGGTGCCGGGCGCTCCGCCGGTGAAGGTGGCCGTGCTGGGGCTGACCAATCCGGGTATCGCGATCTGGGACAAGGCGTATGTCGAGGGCAAGCTGACGTTCCCGGGTCTGGAGGAGCAGGCGGCGAAGTGGGTGCCGAGGCTGCGGTCGATGGGCGCGGATGTGGTGGTGGTGTCGGCGCACTCGGGTTCGTCGGGTACGTCGTCGTACGGTGATCAGCTGCCGTACATCGAGAACTCGTCGGCGCTGGTGGCTCAGCAGGTGCCGGGGATCGACGCGATCCTGGTTGGTCATGCGCACACGGAGATCGCGGAGCTGCTGGTCACGAATGAGAAGACCGGCGGGACGGTCGTGTTGTCGGAGCCGTTGTGCTTTGCGGAGCGGTTGTCGCTGTTCGACTTCGAGTTGGTCTTCGAGAAGGGCCGCTGGAGGGTGGAGTCGGTGAAGGCGACGGTGCGCGATGCGAAGACGGTCGCCGATGACCCGAGGATCACCAAGCTGCTGAAGGACGATCACGACATCGTGGTCGAGTACGTCAACCAGGTCGTCGGTACGGCCACGGCGACGTTGACGACGGTGGAGGCCCGGTACAAGGACGCCCCGATCATCGATCTGATCACGAAGGTGCAGGAGGACGTGGTCAGGGCGGCGCTGGCGGGTTCGGAGTATGCGTCGCTGCCGGTGATCGCGCAGGCGTCGCCGTTCTCGCGGACGTCGGAGATTCCGGCGGGGGATGTGACGATCCGGGATCTGTCGAGTCTGTATGTGTACGACAACACGCTGGTCGCGAAGTTGATGACGGGTGCGCAGCTCAAGGCGTACCTGGAGTATTCGGCGGAGTATTTCGTGCAGACGGCGCCGGATGCCGCGGTCGACGTGGAGAAGCTGACGAACGCGGGTGGCCGTCCGGATTACAACTACGACTACGTGTCGGGGCTGTCGTACGAGATCGATATCGCGCAGGCGGCGGGTTCGCGGATCAAGAATCTGACGTACGACGGTGCGGCGCTGGATGAGGCCCAGAAGTTCGTGTTCGCGGTGAACAACTACCGGGCGAATGGCGGGGGTGCGTTCCCGCATGTGGCGTCGGCGCAGGAGTTGTGGGCGGAGTCGACGGAGATCCGTACGCGGATCGCGGAGTGGGTGACGGCGAAGGGTGTGCTGGATCCGAAGGACTTCGCGTCGGTGGCCTGGAACTTGACGCGGGGCGGTACGCCCGTGTTCTAG
- a CDS encoding lysine N(6)-hydroxylase/L-ornithine N(5)-oxygenase family protein, with product MTNPPRHEPDTPRDLVGIGIGPFNLSLAALTHPLAELDTVFYDQRPTFAWHPGLLIDGATIQVPFLADLVTLADPASPWTFLNYLKARDRLFPFYFAERFHIQRAEYDAYCRWVAENLPALHFGHQVDAVRFNPERDVFEVDFTRLDTDGQADSLGRTYTRNIVLGIGTEPHIPEPLKPLVDAPAVPVIHAADYTDHRDTLLAAEHVTVIGSGQSGAEIFLDLLRHRPAGREQLHWLGRTEAFAPMEYSKLGLEHFTPDYTRYFHALAEPVRDRLVTSQWQLHKGIDTDTIAAIHDELYRRTLHGGWPDAVLTPGVRIRTAGRVATTKIELHLEHIQQNTRSRLTTDAVILATGYRERPLDRLLAGLDPYMRRDSRERPRIDEHFRLVLDPTVTASGCHLYVQNAEHHTHGVGTPDLGLAAWRSATILNSLTGQETYPLPRRTAFTTFGLEPQPHIPPTRQPRPLTPLLDGR from the coding sequence ATGACCAACCCCCCACGCCACGAGCCCGACACTCCCCGCGACCTCGTCGGCATCGGCATCGGCCCCTTCAACCTCTCCCTCGCCGCCCTCACCCACCCCCTCGCCGAACTCGACACCGTCTTCTACGACCAGCGCCCCACCTTCGCCTGGCACCCCGGCCTGCTCATCGACGGCGCCACCATCCAAGTCCCCTTCCTCGCCGACCTGGTGACCCTCGCCGACCCCGCCAGCCCCTGGACCTTCCTCAACTACCTCAAGGCCCGCGACAGGCTCTTCCCCTTCTACTTCGCCGAGCGCTTCCACATCCAGCGCGCCGAATACGACGCCTACTGCCGCTGGGTCGCCGAAAACCTCCCCGCACTCCACTTCGGCCACCAAGTCGACGCCGTCCGCTTCAACCCCGAACGCGACGTCTTCGAAGTCGACTTCACCAGGCTCGACACCGACGGCCAAGCCGACTCCCTCGGCCGCACCTACACACGCAACATCGTCCTCGGCATCGGCACCGAACCCCACATCCCCGAACCACTCAAACCCCTCGTCGACGCACCCGCCGTCCCCGTCATCCACGCCGCCGACTACACCGACCACCGCGACACCCTGCTCGCCGCCGAACACGTCACCGTCATCGGCTCAGGACAGTCCGGCGCCGAAATCTTCCTCGACCTGCTCCGCCACCGCCCCGCCGGCCGCGAACAACTCCACTGGCTCGGCCGCACCGAAGCCTTCGCACCCATGGAGTACTCCAAGCTCGGCCTCGAACACTTCACCCCCGACTACACCCGCTACTTCCACGCCCTCGCCGAACCTGTCCGCGACCGCCTCGTCACCTCCCAATGGCAGCTCCACAAAGGCATCGACACCGACACCATCGCCGCCATCCACGACGAGCTCTACCGCCGCACCCTGCACGGCGGCTGGCCCGACGCCGTCCTCACCCCCGGCGTCCGCATCCGCACCGCAGGACGCGTCGCCACCACCAAAATCGAACTCCACCTCGAACACATCCAGCAGAACACCCGCTCCCGCCTCACCACCGACGCCGTCATCCTCGCCACCGGCTACCGCGAACGCCCCCTCGACCGCCTCCTCGCCGGCCTCGACCCCTACATGCGCCGCGACAGCCGCGAACGCCCCCGCATCGACGAACACTTCCGCCTCGTCCTCGACCCCACCGTCACCGCCTCCGGCTGCCACCTCTACGTCCAGAACGCCGAACACCACACCCACGGCGTAGGCACCCCCGACCTCGGCCTCGCCGCCTGGCGCAGCGCCACCATCCTCAACTCCCTCACCGGCCAGGAGACCTACCCCCTCCCACGCCGCACCGCCTTCACCACCTTCGGCCTCGAACCCCAACCCCACATCCCACCCACCCGCCAGCCCCGCCCCCTCACCCCCCTCCTCGACGGACGCTGA
- a CDS encoding aminotransferase class V-fold PLP-dependent enzyme, with protein MSTLQAQGDPEGPHALRRLLDTVLDALHTGERARGGPLPAGGPEVVAARVRDAVGDVLPDEGDPDALRVLVQAVAEGAADPAHPLCAAHLHCPPLAVATAADLAVSALNPSMDSWDQAPAASELEELVTRALANEVYAEVPRGAGLYRYAAPPRWGSPRSSVFESGGAIGPHRPAANNAQNHPDALITTGGTESNQLALLLAREAHGPSVRLVVGANAHHTLPRAAWLLGLPDPVVVPAPAGTLDPAALDQALTALPGPTLVAATAGTTDAGLIDPLPDIAALCRTHGARLHIDAAYGGPLLFSHRHSAKLTGLAAADTVTLDLHKLGWQPVPAGILAVKDARDLAALHHHADYLNADDDTEAGLPDLLGRSLRTTRRPDALKIAVTLKTLGRTGLGTLIDQICDRAREFAALVQEHPGYELYDTPTISTVLFRPTTATDDAVAAVRRQLLTDGRAVLGRARLDGRLWLKATLLNPATRPGDLAGLLKLVEGTTPR; from the coding sequence ATGAGCACGCTGCAGGCCCAAGGCGACCCCGAGGGCCCCCACGCCCTGCGGCGGCTGCTCGACACCGTCCTCGACGCGCTCCACACCGGCGAGCGCGCCCGAGGCGGACCGCTGCCCGCGGGAGGCCCAGAGGTGGTCGCCGCGCGCGTGCGGGACGCGGTGGGTGACGTACTGCCCGACGAGGGCGACCCGGACGCCCTGCGCGTCCTCGTGCAAGCCGTCGCCGAAGGAGCCGCCGACCCCGCACACCCACTGTGCGCCGCCCACCTCCACTGCCCACCCCTCGCCGTCGCCACCGCCGCCGACCTCGCCGTGTCTGCCCTGAATCCGTCGATGGACTCCTGGGACCAGGCACCGGCGGCGTCGGAGCTGGAGGAACTGGTGACACGAGCACTCGCGAACGAGGTCTACGCAGAGGTACCCAGGGGCGCGGGGCTGTATCGATATGCGGCTCCGCCGCGATGGGGGTCCCCCCGCTCGAGCGTATTCGAAAGTGGGGGAGCGATCGGCCCTCACCGGCCCGCAGCCAACAACGCACAGAACCACCCCGACGCCCTGATCACCACCGGCGGCACCGAATCCAACCAACTCGCCCTCCTCCTCGCCCGCGAAGCACACGGCCCGAGCGTGCGGCTGGTCGTCGGCGCCAACGCCCACCACACGCTGCCCCGCGCCGCCTGGCTGCTCGGCCTGCCCGACCCCGTCGTCGTACCCGCCCCCGCCGGCACCCTCGACCCCGCAGCCCTCGACCAAGCCCTCACCGCACTCCCCGGCCCGACCCTCGTAGCAGCCACCGCAGGCACCACCGACGCCGGACTCATCGACCCGCTCCCCGACATCGCCGCCCTCTGCCGGACCCACGGGGCACGACTCCACATCGACGCGGCCTACGGTGGCCCCCTCCTGTTCAGCCACCGGCACAGCGCCAAGCTCACCGGACTGGCAGCCGCCGACACCGTCACCCTCGACCTGCACAAACTCGGCTGGCAACCCGTCCCCGCCGGAATCCTCGCCGTCAAGGACGCCCGCGACCTCGCCGCCCTGCACCACCACGCCGACTACCTCAACGCCGACGACGACACCGAAGCCGGCCTCCCCGACCTGCTCGGCCGCTCCCTGCGCACCACCCGCCGCCCCGACGCCCTCAAAATCGCCGTCACCCTCAAAACCCTCGGCCGCACCGGACTCGGCACACTCATCGACCAAATCTGCGACCGCGCCCGCGAGTTCGCCGCACTCGTCCAGGAACACCCCGGCTACGAGCTCTACGACACACCCACCATCAGCACCGTCCTGTTCCGGCCCACCACAGCCACCGACGACGCCGTCGCCGCCGTACGCCGACAACTCCTCACCGACGGCCGCGCCGTCCTCGGCCGGGCACGCCTCGACGGCCGGCTGTGGCTCAAAGCAACGCTCCTCAACCCCGCCACCCGGCCAGGCGACCTCGCCGGGCTCCTGAAACTCGTGGAAGGAACCACCCCCCGATGA
- the pepN gene encoding aminopeptidase N, which yields MSVLMRDEAQTRARLLDVHRYQIELDLTRGDEFFDSVTVIHFTVRSDLEASDTFVELKPAELRNARLDGRHLDLDTLDENRLPLKDLTPGEHELHIDAVMRYSRTGEGMHRFTDPTDGETYVYTQLFMDDVQRVFAAFDQPDLKAVFDLTVTAPEGWTVLANGITEHLGEGRWQAAPTPLISTYLVAVAAGPWHSVRTEHRGLPFGLHCRRSLAPHLDTDAEELFEVTRACYDRYHEKFAEPYPFDSYDQAFVPEFNAGAMENPGLVTFRDEFVYRSAVTDTERQTRAMVIAHEMAHMWFGDLVTLRWWDDIWLNESFAEYMGYQTLTEATRFNDTWVEFGVTRKAWGYDADQRPSTHPVAPEAVDDTASALLNFDGISYAKGASALRQLVAWLGEKDFLAGINTHFARHKFANAALADFIDSLAATTDRDVHAWADTWLRTTGVDTLTPHITPGDDGTCTLTVDHAGSRPHRIAVGLYDLDLTDKGRLTLRERLDLDIPQTDTRPLGKRPALLLLNDGDLSYAKIRFDTDSFQAVHAGLSGLPDPLTRAVVWNALRDAVRDSGSARATTAEPAMPATAYLEAARAHLPHETDLAIVQGVLAFAAGQIADRYLTPEQRPAALATLCALCRDLMRRTEDGDHPGLRLIAVRHFIDVAAHPDTIAAWLADGTVPGGPELDPELRWRVLARLAVLGATDESAIAAELERDPSATGQEGAARCRAALPDPDAKRAAWEAMFATDDLSNYLFKATAQGFWQPEQADLVREYVPRYYADAVAVAARRGPAIAEAAGRWAFPVHAVDADTLHLGETCLRDGDPIPALRRKMVDQLDDLARALRVREA from the coding sequence ATGTCCGTACTCATGCGCGACGAAGCGCAGACCCGTGCCCGGCTTCTCGACGTCCACCGCTACCAGATCGAACTCGATCTGACGCGAGGCGACGAGTTCTTCGACTCCGTCACCGTCATCCACTTCACGGTACGGAGCGATCTCGAGGCCTCGGACACCTTCGTCGAGCTCAAGCCCGCCGAGCTGCGCAATGCCCGCCTCGACGGACGCCACCTCGACCTGGACACCCTGGACGAGAACCGGCTGCCCCTCAAGGACCTCACTCCGGGCGAGCACGAACTGCACATCGACGCCGTCATGCGCTACTCGCGCACCGGCGAGGGCATGCACCGCTTCACCGACCCCACCGACGGCGAGACCTACGTCTACACCCAGCTGTTCATGGACGACGTCCAACGCGTCTTCGCCGCCTTCGACCAGCCCGACCTCAAGGCCGTCTTCGACCTGACCGTCACCGCCCCCGAAGGCTGGACCGTCCTCGCCAACGGCATCACCGAACACCTCGGCGAAGGCCGCTGGCAGGCCGCGCCCACCCCGCTGATCTCCACCTACCTCGTCGCCGTCGCCGCCGGCCCTTGGCACTCCGTGCGCACCGAACACCGCGGCCTGCCCTTCGGCCTGCACTGCCGCCGCTCCCTCGCCCCCCACCTCGACACCGACGCCGAGGAACTCTTCGAGGTCACACGCGCGTGCTACGACCGCTACCACGAGAAGTTCGCCGAGCCCTACCCCTTCGACTCCTACGACCAGGCGTTCGTCCCCGAGTTCAACGCCGGCGCCATGGAGAACCCCGGACTGGTCACCTTCCGCGACGAGTTCGTCTACCGCTCCGCCGTCACCGACACCGAGCGGCAGACCCGCGCCATGGTCATCGCCCACGAAATGGCCCACATGTGGTTCGGCGACCTCGTCACCCTCCGCTGGTGGGACGACATCTGGCTCAACGAGTCCTTCGCCGAGTACATGGGCTACCAGACCCTCACCGAAGCAACCCGATTCAATGACACCTGGGTGGAGTTCGGCGTCACCCGCAAGGCCTGGGGCTACGACGCCGACCAGCGCCCCTCCACCCACCCCGTCGCCCCCGAAGCCGTCGACGACACCGCCTCCGCCCTCCTCAACTTCGACGGCATCTCCTACGCCAAGGGCGCCTCCGCGCTACGCCAACTCGTCGCCTGGCTCGGCGAGAAGGACTTCCTCGCCGGCATCAACACCCACTTCGCCCGCCACAAGTTCGCCAACGCCGCACTCGCCGACTTCATCGACTCCCTCGCCGCCACCACCGACCGCGACGTCCACGCCTGGGCCGACACCTGGCTGCGCACCACCGGCGTCGACACCCTCACCCCCCACATCACCCCCGGCGACGACGGCACCTGCACTCTCACCGTCGACCACGCCGGCAGCCGCCCCCACCGCATCGCCGTCGGCCTCTACGACCTCGACCTCACCGACAAAGGCCGCCTCACCCTGCGCGAACGCCTCGACCTCGACATCCCGCAGACCGACACCCGGCCCCTCGGCAAACGCCCCGCACTGCTCCTGCTCAACGACGGCGACCTCAGCTACGCCAAGATCCGCTTCGACACCGACTCCTTCCAGGCCGTGCACGCCGGCCTGTCCGGCCTGCCCGACCCCCTCACCCGAGCCGTCGTCTGGAACGCGCTCAGGGACGCCGTACGCGACTCCGGCAGCGCCCGGGCGACGACCGCCGAACCCGCGATGCCCGCCACCGCCTACCTCGAAGCGGCCCGCGCCCACCTCCCGCACGAAACCGACCTCGCCATCGTCCAGGGCGTCCTCGCCTTCGCCGCCGGCCAGATCGCCGACCGCTACCTCACCCCCGAGCAGCGGCCCGCCGCGCTGGCCACCCTCTGCGCCCTCTGCCGCGACCTGATGCGCCGCACCGAGGACGGCGACCACCCCGGCCTGCGCCTGATCGCCGTACGCCACTTCATCGACGTCGCCGCCCACCCCGACACCATCGCCGCCTGGCTCGCCGACGGCACCGTGCCCGGCGGCCCCGAACTCGACCCCGAGCTGCGCTGGCGCGTCCTGGCCCGCCTCGCCGTCCTCGGCGCCACCGACGAGTCGGCCATCGCCGCCGAACTGGAACGCGACCCCAGCGCCACCGGCCAGGAAGGCGCCGCCCGCTGCCGGGCCGCCCTGCCCGACCCGGACGCCAAGCGCGCGGCCTGGGAGGCGATGTTCGCCACCGACGACCTCTCCAACTACCTCTTCAAAGCAACCGCCCAGGGCTTCTGGCAGCCCGAACAGGCCGACCTCGTACGGGAGTACGTGCCGCGCTACTACGCGGACGCCGTCGCCGTGGCCGCCCGCCGCGGCCCCGCCATCGCCGAAGCCGCCGGCCGCTGGGCCTTCCCCGTCCACGCCGTCGACGCCGACACGCTCCACCTGGGCGAGACCTGCCTGCGCGACGGCGACCCCATCCCCGCCCTGCGCCGCAAAATGGTCGACCAACTCGACGACCTGGCACGGGCATTGCGGGTCCGGGAGGCATAA